One window of Streptomyces sp. NBC_00273 genomic DNA carries:
- a CDS encoding SseB family protein, whose translation MELTGEIAAVRDGKGDPARLMGEFRRAVLLVPLVAPAEGSAASAGSHGGLMSAVRGGIRWLYAFTDEEALARFAEARGDADREWTYLSILGARLVDAVVPMVDGPAGIAVDVADEAGSMFFPPVVGIVPDACAVDAVVVA comes from the coding sequence ATGGAATTGACTGGGGAGATAGCAGCCGTTCGGGATGGCAAGGGTGATCCGGCGCGGTTGATGGGTGAGTTCCGGCGGGCTGTGTTGCTCGTGCCTCTCGTTGCTCCTGCGGAAGGTTCCGCTGCCTCTGCCGGTTCCCATGGTGGCCTGATGTCCGCTGTCCGGGGCGGTATTCGCTGGCTGTACGCGTTCACGGACGAGGAGGCGTTGGCCCGGTTTGCCGAGGCGCGTGGCGACGCCGACCGGGAGTGGACATACCTCTCCATCCTGGGCGCGCGACTCGTTGATGCCGTGGTCCCGATGGTTGACGGCCCTGCGGGCATAGCCGTCGACGTCGCCGACGAGGCCGGTTCGATGTTTTTCCCGCCGGTTGTGGGGATCGTCCCCGATGCGTGCGCTGTTGACGCAGTGGTGGTGGCCTGA